The nucleotide sequence GCACGGGCAGCGATCCGAGGCGGAGGGCGGGGCCGAGGAGCGCGCGCCGGGCGAGATCCGCGAGCGCACCGGCCGCGACGGCGACCGCGAGGAGCGCGAGCACGCCCGCCTGGAGCGCGGGGACGTCCTGGCTGCCGGCCGCGCCGAGGGTCGCGCGGCCGATGCCGGGGATCGCGAACACCTGCTCGACCGCGACCGCGCCGCCCGTGAGGCCGACGAGCACGAGCCCGATCTGCCCGAGCACCGACGGCAGCGCGCGGCGCAGCACCGCGAGGGTCGTGCGCGCGGGCGAGAGGCCCGCCATCGCCCATGTCGCGACCCAGCGCTCGGCGGACGCGGCCCGGATCGCGTCGGCGAGGAGGCGGCCGACGAGCCCGCCCGCGGGGATCCCGAGGGCGAGCGCGGGGAGCGCCGCGTTCGCCGGCCCGTCCCACCCGGACGGCGGCGCCCAGCGCAGCCAGACGGCGACCACCACGAGCAGCGCGGTCGCGAGCAGGAACTCCGGGAGCGCCGTGAGGGCGGCGGACAGGGCGCCGGATCCGCGGGCCAGGCGCCCGCGCGTCGCGTCGCGGAGTGCGGGCGCGCACAGGAGCGCGGCGACCCCCACGGCGACGGCGATCGCGAACGCCATCAGCGTGAGGGAGACGCCGAGCGCGCCCAGGGTGCCGGGGAGGACCGGGCGGCCCGAGATCCACGACGTGCCGAGGTCGCCGCGGACCACGCCCGCGAGCCAGTCGAGCGAGACGGCCAGCGGCCCCCGGTCGAGGCCGAGCTGCGCGCGCACCGCCGCGAGCGCCTCCGGGGTGGCCTCGAGGTCGGCGTAGCGCGCGCGGAGGATCGTGTACTCGGGCGAGCGGCCGGAGAGCCACGGCAGCGCGCCGACGAGCGCCACGACGCCGCCGATCGCGACGACGCGGGACGCCCCGACGACGAGCCCGTCGCGCGCGCGGCCCATCAGCGCGCGACGCGCGTGTCGACCGTGATGAGCGCGCGCTCGCGGGGATCGCGCACGGCGCCCGTCACCCCGGCGGCCTCGCCCTGGATCACGCGCTCGTGCAGGAGCGGCACCGCGGCGTCGTCGGCGAGCACGAGGGCCTCGACCCGCATGATCGCGGCGCGGCGCTCGGGCCCGGCCGGCAGCGCGGACGCCTCGGCGAGGGCCTGGTCGACCGCGGGGTCGCACTCCTGCGAGATGTTGAACGAGCCCTGGCAGGCGAAGTCGCTGTAGAGGTAGGCGGCCGGATCCCCGGAGTCGAGCACGGTCGCGCGCGACAGGATGAAGGCGTCGAACTTCCCCGCGAGCGCGTCGGCCTCGATGTACTGGTACTCGCGCACGTCCTGGGTCACGTCGAAGCCGGCCGCTTCCAGCTGCTGCTCGAGCTGCACGGCGACCTCGGGGAGCTCGGCGCGGTCCGTGAAGGTGCCGAGGGTGATGGGCACGCCGTCGACCCGCGCGGGCGTCGCCCGGCCCGCCAGCGCGTCGCGGTAGGAGGCGCCGTCGCGGAGGTCGGCGGCCCAGGGGAGCGCGGGGCCGAGGAGCCCGGTGGCCTCGTCTGCCCGGCCCTCGTAGACGCCGGAGACGAGCGCGGCGCGGTCGACCGCGGCCTCGGCGGCGGCGCGCACGGCCGGGTCCGCGAACGGTCCGGTCCGCGTGTTCAGGTACAGCGTGTTCGTGCGCGGCATGGCGACCTCGTGCAGGAGCTGCGGATCGACCTGCGCGGCCTGGCCCACGGGGATCGCCTCGACCACGTCGGCCGTGCCCGTGCGGAGGGCGGCGGCGCGCGCGGTGCCGTCGGGGACGAAGCGCACGTCGATGCCGGCGGACGCGGCGCGGCCGCCCCAGTAGCCGTCGAACCGGTCGAGCCTGGCGGAGGACGTGCCGTCGACCGCGGTCAGGCGGAACGGGCCCGTGCCGGTGCCGACGGGGGACACGGTGCCGTCGGCGCCGTACGCGGAGGCCGCGAGGATCGCCAGCTGCGGGCTCGACATGCGCTGCGGCACGAGAGGGTCGGCCGTCGCGGTGCGCACGATGACCCGGTCGCCGTCGGCGGTGGCCGTGAGGTCGACGCCGTCGAGGATCCGCGGCTTCGGGCTCGCGGTCGCGGCGGCGGTGAGCGAGGCGGCGGCCTGCGCGGCCGTGAGGATCGTCCCGTCGTGGAAGGTCACGTCGGGGCGGATGTCGAATGCCCAGGTCAGGTCGTCCACGCGGGTCCAGCCGGTCGCGAGCTGCGGCTGCGCGTCGCCGAGGTCGTCGAGGGTCACGAGGGTCTCGGCCGTGCTCCACCGCGCGAGCTTGAAGGCGTCGTCGCTGAGGGGCGTGAGGCCGGATCTCGGCGGCTGCAGCATGGCGAGGCGGATGCGGCCGTCGCCGTCCTGCGCGCCTCCCGGGGAGGATCCGGGGCTCGCGGCGAAGCAGCCGCTGAGGGCGAGCGTCGTCGCGGCGGCCAGCGCGATCAGCGCGGCGGAGCGAGCCGGGCGGGTGACGCGGGCGGGGCGGGCGGAGCGGGGGCGTCTAGCGGGCATGGGGTCCTTCGGCGGGGATGCGCGGGGCATCGGCGGCGATGCGCGGGGCATCGGGGGTGGTGGTCGGGGGAGCTGGGGTGGCGCGCGGGGACGCGGCGGGGCCGGGTGCGGGCGCGTCGGGCGCTTCGTGCGCGGGGACGGTCGCGGGCAGCAGTCGGGGAAGGCCGACGGCCGCCGCGACGGGCAGCGCGGCGAGGATCCCCCAGGCGACGGCGGGCGCGTCGTCGAGCAGGGCTCCGACCACGCCGCCGGCCACGAGCACGGCGACGCCGCCGCAGCTCGCGAGCAGCCCGTAGAACGACGCGGTCGGGCGGCCGGCGGCGAACGACGGCACGAGCTCCATCGTCACGGGGCCCGCGGTCATGTGGCCGAGCGTGAGGCAGACGACGAGGACCGCGGCGGGCATGAGCTCGGCACCGGCGGGCGGCGGCACGACGGACGCGAGCGCGAGCGCCGCGAACCCCGTCGCGGTCGTCGCGAAGCCGCAGGCGAGCGCGCGACCGGGGCCGAGCCGCTTCGCGAGGAGGGCGACGGGCCACTGCAGCGCGATCGTGAGGAGCGAGACGGCGAGGAACGCGGATCCGACCGCCGCCGTCCCCGCACCGGCGCGCGCGAGCTCGAGCGGCAGCCCGAGGTAGAGCTGGTTGTAGGCCACGAGGTCGACGGCGAAGAGGGCGGAGAAGGCGAGGAAGCGGCGGTCGCGGACGGCGGCCCAGCGGTCGGCGGTGGCGGCGGGCGCGGCGTCGGGCGCCGGGTCGGCACCGGCGACGGGCGCGGATCCCATGGGCGACGCGACGACGGCCCGCCCCGCGTCCGCCGGGATCACGCACCACAGCGCCACCCCCACGGCCGCGAACAGCGCCGCGCCCACGAGCACGGTCGCGGAGAACCCGAGCCCGAGCAGGGCGGCGCCCGCGAGCGGACCCACGGCCGCGCCGATCTCGCCCACCAGCACGAGCGCGGCGAACAGCGACGGGCGGCCGGACCGTCGCGTGGCGCGGCCCCTCGCGTCCGCTGCCGCCACGAGGCTCTGCAGCGCCGGGCTGAACAGCGCGCCGCCGAGCCCCGTGAGGATCGCGCCGACGAGGAAGCCGGCGAGGTCCGCGGCGAGCGCGAGCCCCAGGTAGCCGGACACGCGCACGACGCAGCCCGCGGCGATGAGGGTGCGCGGGCCGAAGCGGTCGGCGAGCATCCCGCCGAGCAGGAACAGGCCCTGCTGGCTGAAGGTGCGGGCGCCGAGCACCAGGCCGATCGCGAGGGCGCCGAGCCCGAGGTCGTCGCGCATCACGACGGCGAGGAACGGGACGACCGCGTAGAAGCCGAGGTTGAAGACGAGCTGGCTGGAGAGGAGGACGGCGGCGTGGGGAGGGGCGGCGCGGTGGGACAGGGTCATGCGGTGAGCGCTCCCGGCAGCCGCGGCACGGCGTCGGCGAGCTCGCGCGTGGCGGGGTGCGCGGGGTCGGCGAGCAGGCGCCCGGTCGGCCCCTCCTCCACGATCCGCCCGCCGGCCAGCACCACGCTCCGCCCGCAGAGCCGCGCGACGGCGTCGAGGTCGTGCGACACGAGCGCGAGCCCGAGGCCGCGCTCGCGCACGAGGTCGCCGAGCAGCTCGATGATCCGGTCCCGCAGCGGCAGGTCCACCCCGCTCACGGGCTCGTCGGCGAGGAGGATCCCCGGCGAGGTCGCGATGGCCCGGGCGAGCGCCACGCGCTGCGCCTGCCCGCCGGACAGCTCGCGGGGCCGGCGGTCGGCGAGCGACGAGGCGAGCCCGACGTCGTCGAGGGCGCGCGCGACGATCGCGGCGTGGTCGCCGGTCACGTCGAGGCGGCGGAGCGGCTCGCGGATCAGCTGCCGCACGGTCATGCGCGGCTCGAGGCTCGCGCCCGGATCCTGCGGCACCGCCTGCACGCGCCTCCGGTACCAGCGGAGGGCGGATGCGCGGCCGGGCGCGATGGCCCGGTCGCCGAGCGCCACGTTGCCCGCGGTCGGCGCCTCGAGCGCGAGCAGGATGCGCAGGAGCGTCGACTTGCCGGATCCGGAGCGGCCCACGATCCCGACCGTCTCGCCGGGCGCCACGCGGAACGAGACGTCGTCGAGCGCGGGTGCCGGGCCGGGGGCTCCGGACGCGCGGGCCGCCCGGGCTTCGCGTCGCGCGGCCGGGTCGCGCCGCGGCGGGTACCCGTGCGTGATCCCGATCGCGGTGAGCGCGTCGGTCATCGGGCCGCCACCGCGCCGAGCGGGGCCGACGCGGAGGCCGTCGCCGTCGCCCCGTCCGGGGATCCGCCGCCCGCCCGCCGCGTCGCCGCCGCCCCGTCCGGGGATCCGCCGCCCGCCCGCCGCGTCGCCGCCGCCACGAGCGCCCGGCTGTACGCGTGCCGCGGCCGCCGCACGAGCTCGCGCATCGACCCGGCCTCGACCACGCGGCCGGCCTCGAGCACGACGACCCGGTCGCACAGCGCCGCGGCGACCGCGAGGTCGTGCGTGATGAAGAGGAGCGCCTGGCCGGTCGCGTCGAGGCGGCGGCGGATCACGTCGACCACGCGCGCCTGCGTCACGACGTCGAGCGAGGTCGTCGGCTCGTCGGCCAGCAGCAGGTCGGCACGGCAGAGGAGCGCGAGCGCGAGGCAGACGCGCTGTCGCTGGCCGCCCGACAGCTCGGCGGCGAAGGCGGGGAGCGCTCCCTCCGGATCCTCGATGCCCACCTCGGCGAGGAGGGCGACGACCTCGCGCCGGGCGTCGCCGCGGGCGAGGAGCCCGCCGTCCGCGGCGGATCCGCGGGCCCGGCTCGCGCGCAGCGCCGCGACGAGCTGCGCGCCCACCGTGACGAGCGGGTTCAGCGCCGCGAGCGAGTCCTGCTGCACCGCGGCGACGCGGCCGAGGCGCTGGCGAGGAGCGGCCGGCCCGACCGCGCGGCCGCCGAGCTCGACGACGCCCCGCACGCGCGACCCGGGCGGCAGCGTCCCGAGCACGGCCTGCGCGGTGAGCGACTTGCCGGACCCGGACGCGCCGACCAGCGCCACGCGCTCGCCGGCCCCGACGCGGAGATCGAGGTCGTGCACGAGCGGCGCGCGGTCGATCGCGATGGAGAGGGAGCGGAGGTCGAGGGCGGGATGCACCTGGCCCCCGTCCGTCCGCGCATGCTGCCGGGCGGTCCGGCGGCGCTCCCGACGACCTTACTGATACCCGTTCTCGATATCAAAACCGAGCGGACGGAAGGTCAGGCCCCGCGGATCCCCTTCAGCAGCAGGGCCGTCGTCACCGCGGCCTCGGCCGCCTCGGCGCCCTTGTCCTCCTTCGACCCCGGGAGCCCGGCGCGGTCGAGGCCCTGCTGCTCGTCGTCGAGCGTGAGCAGCCCGAAGCCGATGGGCTTGCCCGCGAGCAGCGACGCCTGCGTGAGGCCCGAGGTCGCGGCGTCCGACACGTACTCGAAGTGCGGGGTGCCGCCCCGGATGATCACGCCGAGCGCGACGACCGCGTCGGCCCCCGCGTCGAGCGCCGCGCGCGCGACCACGGGCAGCTCGAAGCTCCCGGGCACGCGGATCACCGTGGTGGTCGCGCCGGCGGCGTCGAGCACGCGCTGCGCCCCGGCGAGGAGGCCCGCGCTGATCTCGTCGTGCCAGCGTCCGGCGACGACGGTGACCCGGAGGCCGCTCCCGTCGAGCGCGGTCGGGTCGATCTCGGGTGCTCCGTGTCCGCTCATGCGGTCTCCTCCTCAGGGGTGGTGGTGGCCGGGCCGGCCGTCGTGGTGGTCAGGCCGTCGGGCGCCTCGGCGTCCGGGTAGGCGTCGGGTCCGATGTGCATGTCGGTGTCGAGCACCATGCGGTGCCCCATGCGGTCGCGCTTCGTCTCGAGGTAGCCGGCGTTCACGTCGTTGACGCCGACGACCAGCGGCACGCGCTCGGTCACCTCCACGCCGTGCGCCTCGAGCTGCCGCACCTTCTCGGGGTTGTTCGTGAGCAGGCGCACGTCCTCGATCCCCATCTCCTGCAGGATCGCCGAGGCGGCGCCGTAGTCGCGCGCGTCCGCCGGGAGGCCCAGGGCGACGTTGGCGTCGAGCGTGTCGAAGCCGTCCTCCTGCAGCCGGTACGCGCGCAGCTTGTTGATGAGGCCGATGCCGCGCCCCTCGTGCCCGCGCAGGTAGACGACGACGCCGCCGTCGCGCTGGATCTCGTCGAGCGCCGCGTCGAGCTGCGGTCCGCACTCGCACTTGAGCGATCCGAGCGCCTCGCCCGTCAGGCACTCCGAGTGCACGCGCACGAGCGTGCCGTGCGCGCGCGGCTCGCCCGCGACGATCGCGACGTGGTCGGCGCCCGTCGTGCGGTCCCGGTAGGCGCGGAGCTTGACCGTGCCGTGCGTGGTGGGGACCGTGGTCTCGACCTCGAAGATCACGCGAGACGCCTCGGGGATCGCGACGGCCGGCTCGAGCGCCCGGTCGCAGTGGAACTCCTCGAGGTGCGCCTTGAGCGCCTCGATCGTCACGACCAGCACGCCCTCGCGCTCGCCGAGCGCGAGGAGGCCGGGGAGGCGCATCATCTCGCCGTCGTCCTGCACGATCTCGCTGATCGCGCCCACGGGCGTGAGTCCCGCGAGCGTGAGGAGGTCGACCGCGGCCTCGGTGTGGCCGTCGCGCTCGCGCACGCCGCCGTCCACCGCGCGCAGCGGCAGGATGTGGCCCGGCCGGTGCAGGCTCGTCGGCACGCTGCCGAGGTCGGCGAGCACGCGCAGGGTGTGCGCGCGGTCGGACGCGCTGATGCCCGTGGAGAGCCGGTCGGCCGCGTCGACGGAGACCGTGTAGGCGGTGCCGCGCGGATCCCGGTTGTCGGCCACCATGAGCGGCAGCTCCAGCCGGTCGGCGATCTCGTTCGTCATGGGCGCGCAGATGAAGCCCGACGAGTGCCTGACGAGCCAGGCCACCCACTCGGGAGATGCGGACTCGGCGGCGAGCAGCACGTCGCCCTCGTTCTCGCGGCCCTCGTCGTCGACGACGATCACGGGCCGTCCGGCGCGCAGCTCCTGCAGCGCGGCGGGGATCTCGGCGAGGCTCACGCGCGCGCCTCCTCGGTGCCGGTGCTGGGCACGTCGTCGCGGTCGCGTGCGTCGAGCGCGAGCATCCGCTGCACGTGCCGCGCGAGCACGTCGGTCTCGAGGTTGACCTCGTCGCCGAGCTCGAGCGCGCCGAGCGTCGTCGCCGTGAGCGTCTCCGGGATGAGCGACACCTCGAACCAGGCGTCGGCATCGGGGGTGTCGGTGGGGCTGACCGCGCTCACGGTGAGGCTCACGCCCTGCACCGTGATGGATCCGCGGTCCACCACGAGCGGCGCGAGCTCGGCGGGCAGCGAGAAGCGGAGGATGCGCCACGCCTCGCCCGGCGTGGTCGCGAGCAGGCGGCCCGTGCCGTCGACGTGGCCCTGCACGATGTGGCCGCCGAGCCGGTCGCCCACGCGCGCGGCGCGCTCGAGGTTCACGCGGTCGCCCACGCCGAGCCGGCCGAGCGAGCTCATCACGAGCGTCTGCCGCATGACGTCCGCGGTGAAGCCCTCGGGCGTCTGCGCGACGACCGTGAGGCACACGCCGTCGACGCTGATGGAGTCGCCGTGCCGGGCGTCGGACACCGCGAGCGGCGCCTCCACCGTGATCCGGGCGGAGTCGCCCTCGGCGTCGAGCGCGAGGACGCGTCCGCGCTCCTCGATGATCCCTGTGAACATCACTGGCCTTCCGTGGTGGGTCGCGCGGTCACGAGGATGTCGTCCCCGAGCCGCGTCGTGCTGATGAGGGTGAGTCGGTGGGCGGCCGGCATGCTCGGCACGCCGAGGTCGCCGGTAGCCGTGCGGGGGCCGCCGAGGAGGACGGGCGCGAGGTAGGCGACCACCTCGTCCACGAGCCCGGCGGCGACGAGCGCGGAGACGATCGTGGGGCCGCCCTCCACGAAGACGTGCCGGATGCCGAGGCGGCCGAGCTCCGCGAGGGCCGCGGCCGGGTCGTGGCCCGCGATGCGGATGAGCCGCCGCGGGTGCCGGTGCACGGCCGCGTCGTCCGGGATCGCGCGGTCGCCGAGCACGACGGGTGCCGGCTGGTGCGGGTACGGGATCCCGTCGGGCCGGCGCGCGGTGAGCGCGGGATCGTCGGCGAGCACCGTGCCGGTGCCCACGAGGATCGCGTCGGCCTCGGCGCGGCGGCGGTGCACGTCCTCCCGGGCGGCGGGTCCGGTGATCCAGCGGCTCGTGCCGTCGGCGGCGGCGATGCGGCCGTCGAGGCTGGATGCCCACTTGGCCGTCACGAACGGGCGGCCGAGCCGGGCGGATCCGAGCCACACGCGCAGGAACGCCGCGGCCTCCTCGGCGAGCACGCCGTCGGTGACCTCGACGCCCGCGGCGCGGAGGCGGGCCGCGCCGCCCGAGGACTCGGCACCCGGGTCGGCGACCGCGTACGCGACGCGGGCGACCCCGGCCTCGATCAGCGCGGCGGCGCACGGCCCCGTGCGGCCGGTGTGGTTGCAGGGTTCGAGCGTGACGACCGCGGTGGATCCGCGTGCCCCGCCGGCGGGCAGCTGCCGCAGCGCGTCGACCTCGGCGTGGGCGGATCCGGCGCCGCGGTGGCGGCCCTCGGCGATGACGCGGCCGGAGGCGTCGAGGATCACGCAGCCGACGCGCGGGTTCGGGCCCCACGCGGGACCCTCGGCGGCGAGCTCGAGGCCGCGGCGCATCGCGCGTTCGAGCGCGTGCGCGTCGGCCGCGCGCTGGGCGGCCGCGTGCGGTGCCGTCGGGTCGTCGTGCATGGTGTCCTCGTCCGTGGACGGACTCCGGGCGCGGTCGACGAGACCTCGACGCCGGCAGGCTCGCCGACGCCGCGTGCGCCTCCCATCCGGACTCTCACCGTCGGTCCCGGATTCCCACCGGATCGGCGGACGAGGCTCCCGGGGACCCGGTCGCGCATCGTCCGTTCGCGGACTGTCACCGCCGGCTCGGATTTCCACCGACCCCGGAGCACGTGTATGGGTCGAGATTAGCCCACGCGGCTGCGGGGCCGGGGCCCGTGACGCTCCGCGACCTACGCCGTCAGCGGACGCCGACGACGTCCACGGCGTCGGCGAGGTCCGCGAGCTCCGTGATCCGCACGACGCCGGCCGGCAGGTGAGCGTCCCCGTCGCCGAGGGCGTCGAACCAGACGCCGCCGGCGAGCCCCGCATCGACCCCGCCGAGCGCGTCCGTGCGCAGCCGGTCGCCCACCATCACGGCGTCGGCCGGATCCGCTCCCGCCTGCCCGCACGCGAGCAGGAAGATGCGCGGATCCGGCTTCGTGAAGCCCAGGTCCCCGGAGCAGATCACGGGGGAGAGGCGCGCGGTGAGCCCGGCGGCGGCGATCTTCGGCTCCTGCTGGCTGCGCTCGCCGTTCGTCACGACGCCGAACCGCACGCCCGGGTGCCGGAGCGCGATCTCGTCGAGCGCCTCCAGGGCACCGGGCAGCGCGCGCCACGACGCCTCGTACCCGGCGAGGTATCCGCCGAACCAGGCGTCCGTCGCGGCGTCGTCGTCCGCGAGAGCGGACGCCAGGTCCGTG is from Clavibacter sp. A6099 and encodes:
- the ribH gene encoding 6,7-dimethyl-8-ribityllumazine synthase; this translates as MSGHGAPEIDPTALDGSGLRVTVVAGRWHDEISAGLLAGAQRVLDAAGATTTVIRVPGSFELPVVARAALDAGADAVVALGVIIRGGTPHFEYVSDAATSGLTQASLLAGKPIGFGLLTLDDEQQGLDRAGLPGSKEDKGAEAAEAAVTTALLLKGIRGA
- a CDS encoding MFS transporter; the encoded protein is MTLSHRAAPPHAAVLLSSQLVFNLGFYAVVPFLAVVMRDDLGLGALAIGLVLGARTFSQQGLFLLGGMLADRFGPRTLIAAGCVVRVSGYLGLALAADLAGFLVGAILTGLGGALFSPALQSLVAAADARGRATRRSGRPSLFAALVLVGEIGAAVGPLAGAALLGLGFSATVLVGAALFAAVGVALWCVIPADAGRAVVASPMGSAPVAGADPAPDAAPAATADRWAAVRDRRFLAFSALFAVDLVAYNQLYLGLPLELARAGAGTAAVGSAFLAVSLLTIALQWPVALLAKRLGPGRALACGFATTATGFAALALASVVPPPAGAELMPAAVLVVCLTLGHMTAGPVTMELVPSFAAGRPTASFYGLLASCGGVAVLVAGGVVGALLDDAPAVAWGILAALPVAAAVGLPRLLPATVPAHEAPDAPAPGPAASPRATPAPPTTTPDAPRIAADAPRIPAEGPHAR
- a CDS encoding riboflavin synthase gives rise to the protein MFTGIIEERGRVLALDAEGDSARITVEAPLAVSDARHGDSISVDGVCLTVVAQTPEGFTADVMRQTLVMSSLGRLGVGDRVNLERAARVGDRLGGHIVQGHVDGTGRLLATTPGEAWRILRFSLPAELAPLVVDRGSITVQGVSLTVSAVSPTDTPDADAWFEVSLIPETLTATTLGALELGDEVNLETDVLARHVQRMLALDARDRDDVPSTGTEEARA
- a CDS encoding ABC transporter substrate-binding protein, whose protein sequence is MPARRPRSARPARVTRPARSAALIALAAATTLALSGCFAASPGSSPGGAQDGDGRIRLAMLQPPRSGLTPLSDDAFKLARWSTAETLVTLDDLGDAQPQLATGWTRVDDLTWAFDIRPDVTFHDGTILTAAQAAASLTAAATASPKPRILDGVDLTATADGDRVIVRTATADPLVPQRMSSPQLAILAASAYGADGTVSPVGTGTGPFRLTAVDGTSSARLDRFDGYWGGRAASAGIDVRFVPDGTARAAALRTGTADVVEAIPVGQAAQVDPQLLHEVAMPRTNTLYLNTRTGPFADPAVRAAAEAAVDRAALVSGVYEGRADEATGLLGPALPWAADLRDGASYRDALAGRATPARVDGVPITLGTFTDRAELPEVAVQLEQQLEAAGFDVTQDVREYQYIEADALAGKFDAFILSRATVLDSGDPAAYLYSDFACQGSFNISQECDPAVDQALAEASALPAGPERRAAIMRVEALVLADDAAVPLLHERVIQGEAAGVTGAVRDPRERALITVDTRVAR
- a CDS encoding ABC transporter ATP-binding protein produces the protein MTDALTAIGITHGYPPRRDPAARREARAARASGAPGPAPALDDVSFRVAPGETVGIVGRSGSGKSTLLRILLALEAPTAGNVALGDRAIAPGRASALRWYRRRVQAVPQDPGASLEPRMTVRQLIREPLRRLDVTGDHAAIVARALDDVGLASSLADRRPRELSGGQAQRVALARAIATSPGILLADEPVSGVDLPLRDRIIELLGDLVRERGLGLALVSHDLDAVARLCGRSVVLAGGRIVEEGPTGRLLADPAHPATRELADAVPRLPGALTA
- a CDS encoding HAD family hydrolase produces the protein MTLRLVLLDLDDTLVDHRGAVADGISAHLAARGLLDVSDAGERDRAVALWVALEEEHYHRYLAGELDYQGQRRARVRGFLAAWGSAEATDLASALADDDAATDAWFGGYLAGYEASWRALPGALEALDEIALRHPGVRFGVVTNGERSQQEPKIAAAGLTARLSPVICSGDLGFTKPDPRIFLLACGQAGADPADAVMVGDRLRTDALGGVDAGLAGGVWFDALGDGDAHLPAGVVRITELADLADAVDVVGVR
- a CDS encoding ABC transporter permease subunit, which codes for MGRARDGLVVGASRVVAIGGVVALVGALPWLSGRSPEYTILRARYADLEATPEALAAVRAQLGLDRGPLAVSLDWLAGVVRGDLGTSWISGRPVLPGTLGALGVSLTLMAFAIAVAVGVAALLCAPALRDATRGRLARGSGALSAALTALPEFLLATALLVVVAVWLRWAPPSGWDGPANAALPALALGIPAGGLVGRLLADAIRAASAERWVATWAMAGLSPARTTLAVLRRALPSVLGQIGLVLVGLTGGAVAVEQVFAIPGIGRATLGAAGSQDVPALQAGVLALLAVAVAAGALADLARRALLGPALRLGSLPVPDARVPARPRDAVIPAVAAGLLALIVVAGLARDPLATTAGRLAPPSWALPFGADASGRDLLGRVGHGAVTTLGTALVVVIACCAIGLALGLLPRAALGPIEVANAAPPILAGIVVAAIQGPSSAGAAIAVAAVGWAPLAAHAGALMQEARAQPHVRILPVLGVGRARILLAHLLPAVVGPVVRNAMLRLPGIALTLAALGFLGLGSAPPTPEWGLILSEGSAYAERAPWAVAAPALALVLAAVLAVSLSAHDLTGLLRRRRGSAADARPADAPAMVPAG
- a CDS encoding ATP-binding cassette domain-containing protein, translating into MHPALDLRSLSIAIDRAPLVHDLDLRVGAGERVALVGASGSGKSLTAQAVLGTLPPGSRVRGVVELGGRAVGPAAPRQRLGRVAAVQQDSLAALNPLVTVGAQLVAALRASRARGSAADGGLLARGDARREVVALLAEVGIEDPEGALPAFAAELSGGQRQRVCLALALLCRADLLLADEPTTSLDVVTQARVVDVIRRRLDATGQALLFITHDLAVAAALCDRVVVLEAGRVVEAGSMRELVRRPRHAYSRALVAAATRRAGGGSPDGAAATRRAGGGSPDGATATASASAPLGAVAAR
- the ribD gene encoding bifunctional diaminohydroxyphosphoribosylaminopyrimidine deaminase/5-amino-6-(5-phosphoribosylamino)uracil reductase RibD, producing the protein MHDDPTAPHAAAQRAADAHALERAMRRGLELAAEGPAWGPNPRVGCVILDASGRVIAEGRHRGAGSAHAEVDALRQLPAGGARGSTAVVTLEPCNHTGRTGPCAAALIEAGVARVAYAVADPGAESSGGAARLRAAGVEVTDGVLAEEAAAFLRVWLGSARLGRPFVTAKWASSLDGRIAAADGTSRWITGPAAREDVHRRRAEADAILVGTGTVLADDPALTARRPDGIPYPHQPAPVVLGDRAIPDDAAVHRHPRRLIRIAGHDPAAALAELGRLGIRHVFVEGGPTIVSALVAAGLVDEVVAYLAPVLLGGPRTATGDLGVPSMPAAHRLTLISTTRLGDDILVTARPTTEGQ
- a CDS encoding bifunctional 3,4-dihydroxy-2-butanone-4-phosphate synthase/GTP cyclohydrolase II — encoded protein: MSLAEIPAALQELRAGRPVIVVDDEGRENEGDVLLAAESASPEWVAWLVRHSSGFICAPMTNEIADRLELPLMVADNRDPRGTAYTVSVDAADRLSTGISASDRAHTLRVLADLGSVPTSLHRPGHILPLRAVDGGVRERDGHTEAAVDLLTLAGLTPVGAISEIVQDDGEMMRLPGLLALGEREGVLVVTIEALKAHLEEFHCDRALEPAVAIPEASRVIFEVETTVPTTHGTVKLRAYRDRTTGADHVAIVAGEPRAHGTLVRVHSECLTGEALGSLKCECGPQLDAALDEIQRDGGVVVYLRGHEGRGIGLINKLRAYRLQEDGFDTLDANVALGLPADARDYGAASAILQEMGIEDVRLLTNNPEKVRQLEAHGVEVTERVPLVVGVNDVNAGYLETKRDRMGHRMVLDTDMHIGPDAYPDAEAPDGLTTTTAGPATTTPEEETA